In the Agromyces flavus genome, GCGGGATGCCGGTCAGCGAGATCGTGGCGAGGAACGAACGGATCGACTCCGCCGACTCGCCCGCTGCGAGGGCGCGGTTCACGGATGACGCGGTCACGCGGTAGCTCGACGCGAGGTCGCGCCCCTCGACCTCGGCGAACTGGCGCAGGCGCGCGTCGAGCGCCGGTTCGAGCGGCCCCGGCGAGACGATCGTGAGGTCGTGCTGCACGTAGACCTTGTCGACCTGCGGCGGGAAGTGGCGGGCAAGGCGCTCCGCGGCGCCGGCCACGTCGCCGGCCAGGACGAGCGCTGTCGCCTCGACCGGTTCGCCGCCGACCGCGAGGCCGAGTGCCTCGGCGTCCTCGAGCAGCCGGTCGAGCCCGTCGCGCAGCCACGCGCCGCCGCCCGGGTAGTACCACGCCACGTCGTCGCGGATCGAGTTGGAGCTGATCGCATCGCTGCGACGCACGACGAGATCGCGGAGCGCCGGCGGGATGCGCTCGCGCCAGGCGTCCGCGAGACGCGTCCACCGGGCCTCCGTGCCCTGCAGCACCCACTGGGCGCCGGCATCGGACTCGAGCCAGACAGGCCCCTCCCGGACGACGAGCCCGGCCTCCACGGCGCGCCGCACGAGCCGGGGCAGTTCGGTGAGCTCGACGCCCGTGGCCTCGGCGAGCCGCTTGGCGTCGGGCAGCGCGAGCCCGCCCTTCGCCAGCTCGCGGGCCGGCTGCGCGGCGAAGCCGGCGAGCAGCTCGGCGGTCGCCGCGACGGTGGCGTACGCCGCCTCGGACGCGCGGCGCTCGAGGAGGCCGCGGTCGGCGTGCTCGAGGGCGACCGCGACGGGCGGGGCCGGGGCGGCGAGGGCCTCGGGATCGGGCAGGTCGACGCCGAGACGTGCGGAGAGGCGGGCATGCACCTCGGCGGGCACGTGCACGCGGGCGCCGTCGCGGACGACGAGGAAGCGGCCGTCGAGCCGGATCAGGGCGTCGGACGCGGAGGCCACGACGGGCTCGGCGGCGCCCAGCCGGGCGAGCTCGGCCCCGATGGCGTCGGCCTGGGTCCAGCCGACGTCGTCGGCGATCGCATGCGCCGCGGCGAGCGTGGCGAGCGTGGGCCGTTCGAGTCGGTCGATCGCGTGGTCGAGCGACTCGGGCGCGGTCAGCGCCTCGGCGAGGTCGAAGAGGTCGCGGACGCCCGAGTGGTCGAACTCGCGGGTCGACAGTGCGGCGGCGAGCCTCTCGCGCGGAACTGCGCGGAGCCTCGCGGCGAGCACCAGCATGGCCGTCAGGCGGAGCCCTGCCGGGACTCCCGCGTGCGTCGCACGCCGTTGACGATGAGCAGGACGATGAGGAGGACGAAGCCGATCGGCAGGCCGATCAGCGGCAGCACGAGGATGACCGGCCAGATGCCCTGGCTGAACCCGTCGTTCGCGCCGACGCCCGCGAACGTGGCGATCATGACCGCCAGGAACGAGAGGATCGAGAGCCCCACGGTGGCCGCGACCATGTAGGCGAGGACCCGCTCGGTGCGATGGTCGGTGAC is a window encoding:
- a CDS encoding helicase-associated domain-containing protein; the encoded protein is MLVLAARLRAVPRERLAAALSTREFDHSGVRDLFDLAEALTAPESLDHAIDRLERPTLATLAAAHAIADDVGWTQADAIGAELARLGAAEPVVASASDALIRLDGRFLVVRDGARVHVPAEVHARLSARLGVDLPDPEALAAPAPPVAVALEHADRGLLERRASEAAYATVAATAELLAGFAAQPARELAKGGLALPDAKRLAEATGVELTELPRLVRRAVEAGLVVREGPVWLESDAGAQWVLQGTEARWTRLADAWRERIPPALRDLVVRRSDAISSNSIRDDVAWYYPGGGAWLRDGLDRLLEDAEALGLAVGGEPVEATALVLAGDVAGAAERLARHFPPQVDKVYVQHDLTIVSPGPLEPALDARLRQFAEVEGRDLASSYRVTASSVNRALAAGESAESIRSFLATISLTGIPQPLEYLLAESAARFGSVRVSAADPSDAPARSSVRSDDDQLIGTLAVDQSLSSLGLRQAGPHRLLSRFPPDVVFWGLSDARYPVAAEDAEGRIIRLRRQHVAHVPAAAPRVDPIEAMLDRLDASDADGGTELAWLARQLEAAARAKETLTVTVRMPGGDTADYLLAPASVANGRLRARDRKADIERTLPISAIAAVSPAPAGS